The following is a genomic window from Helicobacter sp. NHP19-003.
ACCCGAAACCAAGCAAATCAGCAAGACTTCTTACGAATTGATTTTATTTAAAAAGCCCTAAACTTTGCGCCCCTATCCCCCACAAGCCTTTAAAGTGGACAGCTTGGGGGTTTGTGTTCAAGCCTCATAAGCATACCTCAGCAATGGATTTTCTTTACTCAAGGCTTAGGGGTTTAACGCCTCCACAAAATGGGCTGAACTTGAGCGCACCCTCAAATCCAACACCACAAACACCGCTAAGGGCTTGCCACAATGAGCCCTTTAAAGCGTTCGCCCAAACCCTCAGGGCTGATCAAGGCGTGGGCTTTGAAGGCCTCCTTTTGGTAGGTGGCATAGGGCACACTTTCAGCAAACAGCTCTAATAATGTGGCAAAGCCCATGTCTAAAAGCGTGGCGCATTGTGTGCCATAGAATACAGAGCGCACACCTTGCGCTTTAAACAAGCCCTCTAAAAGCGCAAAATCCACATCATAGGTCAAGTCAATTTGCCGATACAACCCCCTCAAATCGCTTAAAATGTCCTCAAACCCCAAGACTTGATGCGCCTTGTAGCCCCGAAGGCTAATGGGTTCAAACCCATATTGCCCGTAATCTAGATTCACAAAGTGCCACTTGGCCCCCTCTAAACTTTGGCATAAATGCGCCACAAAATCTGCCCAAGCAAAGGGCACACAGCCCCCCAAGGGGTAAAAGCCCTCAAGGCGTTTCAACTCGCTATCCTCCAAAGCCCGCCACACGGGTTTAAAATCTTGCACGCTTAAAATCTGACCTCCTTGCACCAACTCACACGCAAAGCTGTCCCAAAGTTCGTTGCAATACAAAAAGGCGTTGTGAAGCCCCCTTAAGCCCGCTACGCTCTCTATATGTTCTACTTGTATGCCCTCTTTGGCCAGACTCTCCTTTTGCAACATGGCTAGTTCGTTCAGTGGCTCCACGCACACAAAACGCACGCCATCCACCACCCCCACACTTAAATCTTTTAAAAAGCATGCCAAATCCGCCATGAGCCGCCCAAAGCCTGCCCCGATTTCCACCACACTTAAGGGCAGTTCTAACTCCCCTTTTTCAAGCAGGCGCAAGAGATAAAAAGCCAGAGTCCCCCCTAAAAAGCCACTTGCGCTCACAGAAGTGTAAAAATCCCCCTTCGCGCCAATGTGTGCGTGGCGGTAGTAGCCCCCCTTGCCATACAGCCACTCTTGCATACAGGGCGCAAAGCTGTGCCAATCCATCACAGCCCTCTAAGTTTAGCGATTTCATCCCGCAACTTTGCTGCTGCCTCAAAGTCTAGCACCCGGGCCCTCTCTTGCATTTGGATACGCAATTTTTTAATCAGTTGCTCTTTTTCTTTTTTAGGCATTTTATCTGTGGATTTGGGTTTTGGGGGGGTGTAGTCTTTAAGCTCGTCCTCTAGGGGACGCTGCGTGCTTTTGGGCGTGATGTTGTGGGCTTGGTTGAAGGCAATTTGTTTGGCGCGCCTCTTGTCCGTGGTTGTCATCGCCTCTTGCATGCCCGCCGTGATTTTATCGGCGTAGAAAATCACCCGCCCGTGGATGTGCCGTGCCACCCGCCCCATGGTTTGGATCAAAGCGGTTGCGCTTCTTAAAAACCCCTCTTTGTCCGCGTCTAAAATCGCCACTAAAGACACTTCGGGCAAATCTAGCCCCTCTCTTAATAGGTTAATGCCGATCAAAATGTCAAATGCGCCCAGCCTGAATGAGCGGATCAGGTGGTTGCGCTCGATTGCATCTATTTCGCTGTGTAGGTATTGCACCTTAAGCCCGCCCTCCAAATAGTGCTTACACAGCTCTTCAGCCATTTTTTTAGTCAGGGTCGTTACCAACACCCGCTCTTTGCGCGCCACGACTTCTTTAATCGTGTTGTATAAATCTTGCACTTGATTTTGGGTGGGGCGCACTTCATACTCGGGGTCTAATAGCCCTGTGGGGCGGATGATTTGCTCGGCAATGTGCCCTTGCGAGAGCTCTAGTTCTAGGGGGTTTGGCGTGGCGGACACAAAGAGAAAATAGGGAGGCTTGGCGATGAACTCCTCGTATTTTAGAGGGCGGTTGTCTAGGGCGGAGGGCAATCTAAAGCCGTAATCCACCAAAACCTGCTTGCGGCTGTAATCGCCGGCATACATGCCCTTAAACTGCGGCAAACTCACATGCGACTCGTCCACGATGACTAAAAAAGGGCGTTTCTTTTGGGCGAAGTAGTCTAGCAGGGTGTAGGGGGTGTCGCCCGCCTTTTTGTCGGTGAAATGCCTTGAGTAGTTTTCAATCCCCTTACATATACCCGTGGCTGCCATCATCTCTAGGTCAAATTCTGTGCGGGTTTTGAGCCGTTCATACTCTAGGGGCTTGTTGTTTTCTTTAAAGAATTTAAGCCTTTGGGCCAACTCGGCTTCAATGCTATTTAGGGCACTCTTTAGGCGGCTTTGACTCACAATGAAAGCGTTTGCGGCGTAGAGTATGTAGCTCTCTAGGGCTTTAAGCGGTTTATTCTCTAAAGCGTCAAAACTATAAATGCGCTCGATCTCATCGCCAAAGAACTCCACACGGATAAAATTCGTGTCGTTGTAGGCGGGGAAAATATCCACACTCTCGCCCACCACCCTAAACTTGCCCCGCTCTAAAATTTCTTGCCGCTCATAGCCCATTTCTACAAGCTTGTGCAAAAACTGCGTGTAAGGCACGCTCTGTCCCACTTCTAATTTGGTTAGCATGCTCAAATACTCCATGGGGTCGCCAAAGCCATAGTTTGCCGAAACGCTCGCCACCACAATGACATCATCGTAACCTAAAAGTGAAGTGATGGCACTGAGACGCAAGCGCTCTAAATCTTCATTGATCGCGCTGTCCTTTTCAATGAATAAATCCCGTCTAGGAATATAGGACTCGGGCTGGTAGTAGTCAAAGTAGGAGATAAAATACTCCACATGGTTTTTGGGGAAAAAGCCCTTAAATTCGCTGTAAAGCTGGGCGCAAAGGGTTTTGTTATGCGACATGACCAAAGTCGGCATTTGCAATTTGGCAATGAGTTGCGCCATGCTAAAGGTCTTGCCGCTGCCTGTAACGCCTAATAAGGTTTGGTAAGCCACCCCTTGTTTAACGCCTTGTAAAAGCCGATCAACCGCCTTTTCTTGCTCTAGGCTTGGTTTGTAGGGGGCTTGTAGGATAAAGTCCATTTTGCTCGCTTTTGCTAAAATCAGGGCTTATCATAGCTAAAAATTAGAAGGATTTTTATGTTGAAGCACTACAGCGTGGCTGTGCTAAGGCACAAGCTAAAACCCCTGACCTACCAAAGCCAACACCCCTTGCAGGTGGGCGATTTGGTACAAGTCCCCTTAAATGGGCGCGCTTGCAGGGGCGTGGTGCTCAACGGATGCGCTAAGCCTAGTTTTGCGTGTAAGGATGCAAACCCCACAAACTTTTATCTCAGCGCGCCCCAAATGCTGTTGTTAGAATTTATCGCCACTTATTACTGCTCCACGCCCTCACTAGCTGCCACGCTTTTCACGCCCTTTAGCAAGTTTACCCTCCCCACAAAGCCCCCCCACAAAGCCCCAAGCTTAAGCCCTTTAAGTCCTGCGCAAGAGCAAGCCCTAAATGCGCTAAAATCCCTAAAAAGCGCACTGCTCTTTGGGGACACGGGCAGCGGTAAAACGCACATTTACAGCCATTTAATCTTAGAGAAATTGCAAGAATCTAAAAGCGTGGTGGTGCTCGTGCCTGAAATCGGGCTCACCTCCCAGACACAGCGTCTATTGTTGCAAATCTTTGGCGCACAAGTGGGGCTGTGGCACAGCAAGTTAACCCCCGCACAAAAAAAGCAAACCCTAGCGCACATTGCGAGCGGACAAATTAAAATCATCGTTGGCACACGAAGTGCCTTGTTTTTACCCATGCCCAATTTGGGGCTTGTGCTCGTAGATGAAGAACACGACCAAGCCTATAAAGCCAGCCTTGCGCCCTATTACAACGCCAGAGATTGCGCCCTGTATCTAGCGAGCAAACTGCCCATTCAAGTCATTTTAGGCTCGGCGACCCCCCACTTACGCAGCTACTACCGCGCCAAAGAGAATCAAAGTCTTGTGCGGCTTAGGGGGCGTTACTTTGCAAGCCCACAAGAGATGATCTTTGAAGAGAGCAAAACCGCCGTTACGCCGCTTTTATTAGAGCATTTAGCCCAAAGCCTGCGCGCCAAAGAGCAGAGCATCGTTTTCTTACCCACAAGGGCTTCGTTTAAAAAGCTCCTTTGTTTAAGTTGCGGGGGCGGGGTGCGCTGCCCTTTTTGCAGCGTGAACATGAGCCTCCATTTAAAAGACAAACGCATGCGCTGCCACTATTGCCAACACCAAGAGCCTATCCCTAAGGTTTGCCCCACATGCCAACAAGACAGCCTAGCGGGCAAACGAATCGGCACACAGCAGTTAAAAAGCGAGCTCGAAGAATCACTGCCCCAAGCCCGCATAAGGATTTTAGACAAGGACCACACCCACACGAACAAGCAAATACAGGGCATTTTAGACGACTTCAACGCCCACAAGATAGACATTTTGATCGGCACACAAATGCTCGCTAAGGGGCATGACTACCACAGAGTGAACTTGGCGGTGATTTTGGGCTTGGATGAGGTGCTCAACAATGGGAGTTATAGAAGCTATGAAGAAGGGGTCGCCCTAATGCACCAAATTGCGGGGCGCAGTGGGCGCAAAGAAAAAGGGCGGGTGCTGATCCAAAGCCTAAACGCTTCCTTTTTACAACGATACACCGCCGATTTTGAAGACTTCTTAAAAGAAGAGCTGCAAATGCGTACCCCCTGCTTTCCCCCCCTAAGGCGTTTGGCGCACATTGAGTTTAGGGCAAAGGACCTAGCAAGTGCTGCAACACACATGCAGGCGGGGCTAGACATGTTAAAGCCGCTCTTAGAGCAACATAGGGGCGTAGAGATTTTGGGCGCGGGGCAGGCACGCATTGCTAGGATTGCCGGGCAAGAGCGTTTGCAAATCTTGTTATGCGCCACTTCTACCAAAGAATTACACGAAGTGTTACGCCACATTCAAGAACACGCTAAGGGTGTGTTTAAGATAGACATTGACCCGCAAGACATTTAAACTTTGCTATAATGGATGCTTAATTTTGTTTAAAGGACACGCATGGGGGCTGAGATTTTAGACAAACTGCAGGAGAAAGTGGAAGAGTTATTGCTAAGGCTCACACTCTTAGAAGAAGAGAACAAGAGTCTTCAGCTTAAAAGCGCCACACTTGCAACTCAAAATGAAGAGAGGGATCGCCAAATTGCTAACCTTTATGAAGAGATTGCCGCCAAAGATAAGCGGATACAAGACATTTACGATACAATGATCAAAGCTTTTGAGGAAAGATGAACTCTGTTGAGCTGATTGAAGTGAGCATTGGGGGCAAACGCTATAAAATCACCCTAAACGAACGCTTCAGTGCCCAAACGAGGGCTGCAATTAAAGAGAGTTTCCATAATAAAGAGATCGCCCCCATCGACCTTTTTAAACTCCACTTAAACAAAATCCAAGAAATCGCCGACTTGAATACCCAGCTAGAACAGTTATTTAAAAAAATGCCTTGATCTGATTTTCTATGGCCTGATTTCCCCAGTGATTCTATCAAGGAGTGTGTATGCATGATTTTAACGATCTCAATGAGGAACAAGAATCTAAATATCTTGCCTTTAAGCAAAAGTTTTGTAGCGATGATTCGCCCCTCAACAATGAGGATTGTAAGCGCAAAGAGGATAATCTTAGAAATGTATTTGAAAATCACATAAACTCTCTATTAAGAAAACTTGATTTTATCCCCAAGGACGGATTTGAGGTTTTTAAGCACGAGATGGCAAATGAAAGCGGGAGGACAGATTGCCAATACGGCAATACGATCATTGAATATAAAAAATATGGGTTGCTAGGCAAACCCATAGAACTTAAAAAATCCCAAGAACAAATTAAAAATTACCTTAAGGATAGCCGTTTTAGTGGCTTTGCCATGCACGGGTTTTTGTTCGATGGATGCACTATCCATGCCTACACAAAAGATGTGCAAGATGTGATCACTCACGATGAAAAAAACAGTGGCAGACTCACGGCAATCAATTTTGATAACCTGATAAAAACCATCTTTATGGGTGGGGTTTGCGCCATTAGCCCTCAAAACCTCAAAAAAGACTTTGGGCTCATCGATAAAGACGACAACCTCATGGACAATCCGGAAGTTTTAGCCCTTGCCAAACACCTTTTTAACACCTTGCAAAAGGGCATGCAAGGCAGAACGAAATTGATTTTCACTGAATGGGAAAAGCTGTTTAGGCTAGCCGAGGGGGGCGATTGTGGCAAACACCAAGACATCGACAACAGACGCATGGCTTTCTCTAAAATTTTTGGCGTGGAGATCCATGCAAAAACTGAGTATAAAGCTCTGTTTGCCCTACACACCACACTTAGCATCCTCATTAAGCTCCTATTGATGAGAATCATCAACGATAGGCCAGAAGTTACGCTAAAAAGAAATCTAGACAATCTTTACAAAACCGGTGATTTATCCGAGTTAAGATCATTTTTTCGCGACATTGAAAAAGGGGTGTTTTTTAGGCAAATTGGCGTGATGAATGTGATAGACAATGATTTTTTCTCTTGGTATGCTAAAGAGGATTTTAACGATGGGATCAAAACCGCACTCCAAGCCATCATCTTTAAAATGTGTGGATATGCCAACATCTGCATTGCCAAAACTTCAGCGATGATGGATTTATTTAAGGAACTTTACCTCAGTTTTATCCCCAAAAGTGTGCGCCACAGCTTTGGAGAGTACTACACACCTTGTTGGCTCGCCGAGCGGACATTTTTACTCGCCACAAGTCAGGAAACAGACGCACTTAAAGACAGGACTTTTATAGACCCCAATTGCGGCAGTGGGGCTTTTTTATCTGTATTTTACAATTACAAAAACAAAGATGGTAAAAAACTAGATTTTAAGGAATTTGCAAAAGGCGTGGTGGGGGTGGACATTAACCCCATTGCTGTTCTCATGGCAAAAGCCAATTTGCTGATACAGGGGTTAAAAACTTGTAGTTTTGACACCACAACGCAATACGAGTTGCCCATTTATTTGGCAGATAGTTTATACACCCCAAAAATAATCACGATCGACAGCACAGAATGTTTTGACTATGCGCTTTACACAACGGGGTTACAAGAGGCTTTTAACACCGATAAAATCCGCATTATGATGCCAAAAAACCTAGTGAATCGGGACGACTTCTTAGAAATACTAGCAGAGATTGAAAGGTACATTGTCCAAAAAGACAAGAAAAAAGCCCTGAAAATCTTTGCTAAATATTTAGACTTTAGCCAAGAAAAAAACTTAGAAAGAGAAATGGCTAGCAATATGGACACGCTCATCAAATTTGAAGAGAAAGGTTTAAATTCCATTTGGCTTAGGATTTTTGCCAATTATTTTAAGGTGGCAAGCTATGATAAATTTGACTATATTATAGGCAATCCCCCTTGGGTGCAGTGGTCTGTGTTGCCCGAGGCTTATCGCAAGAACATCAAGCAAAACATGCGCATGGAGGGGCTTTTTTCTTCGGATCGCAATGTGGGGGGCAACAATTTAAACATTTGCGCTTTGATTGCCCATAAATGTTGCGAGCGTTGGCTAGCCCGTGGGGGCAATTTCTGTTTTTTAATGCCTAAATCTATTCTGTTCAACAAGTCTTACCAAGGCTTTAGAAATCTTGTCATCAACACAGATGAGAGATTGTACTTTAATGAGATCTTAGATTTTAGCAATGGAGGTGAAATATTTGAGGGGGTCGGACTCGATTTTTGTGCCTTTAAAATCAACCGGGTAGAAAACAGCCAAGCCATCCCTTTTATAGACTTTGCAAAAAACAAAGATTTAAAAACCAAAGCAAGCCACAACGACACTTGGGAGATGGTAAAAAAACATTTTAAAGAAACCACGAAAGCCGCCCTACAGTTGAATACAGACACCAACAATAACTTTCTCATTGCAGAGAGTTTAGAAAAAGCCCAAGAATTACAAAGTCATTTTGGCAAATGTGAATATAAATTTAGAAAAGGCGTGAGTGTTGAGTGCCCAATGAGGCTCGAGTTTGTGGCCATAGATAACCAAAACACCTCTTTGGGGATTTTTCACCCCTACCAAAAAGAAGGCAATCGGTTACGCCCCGATCAAAGCTTGGAAATCCACTTGGAGTTAAAATACATCAAGCCCTTCATCACCGCCCCTATGCTGACAGATAGCGGGGTTGTCTTTAACAATTCCTACGCCATTTGCCCCTATGAACCCCACACCAAAAAACCCATGCCAAAAGAGGTGCTCAAAGAAAAAGCCCCCCACATTTACAAATACCTTTTTAGTATAGAACATGTACTAGGCAAGGGCAGTCGTTACAATCAAAGAATCCAAAGTTTTGACGAGCCTTATGGAATCTTGCGCATGGGGGTTTATGTTTGGGCTAAAAACTTTGTGTGCATCAGGGACAACACAAAACTAGCTCCAAATCTCATCCAAAAGATCAAAACAGATTGGGGCGATGAAGTTACGCCCTTATTCGATAACCACATCAGCTACATCAGCCAAAGCACAGACAGCGTCAGTTTTCTCCAAACAACAGAGGCAGACCACATCCTATCTGTCTTAAAGAAAAAAGAGATTCAAGAGATCGTCATGCAATCTCAAGATTGCCGCAGCATTTCAAGCAGATTGCCCATCAAGCTGGCAAAGAAAGGCTAATCACTTTAACCCCCCCATGTCGGTAACTTTGCCCCACATGAGGCGGTATTTGCGTTTCATGAACTCCACCTCTTCACGCACACGGTCTAATTCCTCTTGCAACAAGGCGATGGTCTTTTTGTCCTCATCATAAATTTCTTGCATGGAGATCAAAGCTTCTTTGAGTAGAGTGTTTTCATTCTTGTAGGCGGCGATGGTCTCATCCTTAGCCCCCACGACCTTGTCGTGCAAATTTAAAATGGTGTTGATGGTCTTTTCCACATAGGCGGGGTCGGTGGGGGTGTTTTCTAGCAGGGTGGGGTAGCCCGCTTTAGCCGCCACAAGGCTTTTGCTGCTCCCCCTTTTGGCTAGGATTTGTGCCGCGCTGTGTAGGTCCACCCAAATTCTTTCAGTGTCATGCTTGCTGTCTATGCTCTTGTCTTGTATGAGTGCCAACACCCGCTCCTTAGGCAGTTTAGACACAGCGACAAATTCGTCTAATTCAATCCAAGTTTTCTCGGGTTGTTTGTCCATCTTCAACCTCCACGCAAAGTTTTAACCGCCTTTTGGAGTCTGTCTAAGAGATGGTCTATGTCTTCAAGGCTATGGGTGTAGTGCAAACTCACGCGCAGCCACCCCGGGGTCTGCCCCTTGGCCTTAAGCGTGCAAAAACGGCTGTCTTGTAGGCCTAATAAATCGTGCCCATAGGGCCCCGCACACGAGCAACCCGCCCGTGTTTCAATGCCATAGCTGTAACTAAGCAGGGGGGCTAAATCGTAGCAAGAAACCCCACTCGCGTTAAACGCCACACTGCCCACCCTCTTGGCCTGCAAAGACCCGTAAATGTTTAAGGCGGGAATGTCTTGCAAACCTTGCAGAAAGACTTTAGTGAGCATGCTCTCGCGGCGGCTGATGTAACTTGTGCCCAATTCATTGCGTAATTGCAACGCCAAAGCCGCCCTCAAAAGGGGGATGAGCGCATAAGTGCCGACCTCTTCGCGCATATGCGGGTCTGTGATGTACTCGTGGGTGCTGCGACTCACATAGGACACCACGCCTCCGCCACTGAAGCTGGGGGGTAAAGAGGTGTCTATGAGCGATTTTTCAAGTACCAACAGCCCACAGCTGCCCACCCCGCCCAAGAATTTATGTGCCGCCACAAAGCATGCGTCTAGCGGGACGGGACTCAAGTTGCCGTGCGGGGCAAAGGCAGCTAAATCAAAGATTAAAAGGGCATTGTGTTTTTTGCAAAGTTTGGCAATTTGCTCGTAGGGCACAATCAAGCCCGTTACATTGGATGCTGCCCCCACGGACACAATTAGGGGGCGCTCTTTGGGGTGTTCTTCCAAGAGTTTGGCAAAGCCCTCTAGGCAAAACAAACCCATTTGATCCAGACCCACCCGCACCACCTCGCACAGCCCCTCGCGCCAACTCACTTCATTAGAGTGGTGTTCGTAAGGACCGACAATGACTTTAGGCAAGTTTAGCCCCTGCAACTCGCCTAGCCTCTGGCGGCTCTTGGGGGGCAAGTAAATGCCTAAAATCTCTTGCAAGCGTTTAATGGCATAGCTCGCCCCAAAGCCCGCACTGAGTACTAAAAAATCCTCGCTTAGTCCCAAAAATTTGCGGATATTTTCCTTGCAGCGCAAATAGACCAAGTCCATTAAGCGGGCGTGTTTGGACACGCCTGAGTGGGCGTTGGCGTAAAAGGGCAAGAGTTTAGCCACGCGTTTTTCTACGAGAGTTGAAGCCAACCCCGAAGCTGTCCAATCAAAGTAGCGCACCCCATCTTTGAGTACCACGCTCTGGCGGACATATTCTAGCTGCTCTTGCTTGCTCGCTTCAGGAAGCAGGGGAGCAAAAACGCTGTTTAAAAACCTGTCCGGGGTTTTGTCTAAAAGAGCTTTGGCCATGCAAGCTTTGCGCCCCCTAGGATGTGAAAATGCAAATGGGGGACTTCCTGCCCCCCATCGCTGCCGACATTGGTGATGAGCCGATAACCGCTCTCTTTGATCCCTAGTTTCTCCACGACTTCTAAGATAAAGCCGCTCATTTGGGCTAAGAGCTCAGGACTAGCGGCGTTAAAATCCTTCACGCACACTTTGGGGATCACCAGCACATGTACAGGGGCTTTGGGGTTGATGTCGTGGAAGGCTAAGAACTGGGAGTTTTCTAGGACTTTTTGACAAGGGATTTCTCCAGCCACAATTTTTTCAAACACATTTGCCACGCAAAAACCTTTAAAGTTTCTGTTTATTATAGCTGATTTTGTGCCA
Proteins encoded in this region:
- a CDS encoding aminotransferase class V-fold PLP-dependent enzyme — translated: MAKALLDKTPDRFLNSVFAPLLPEASKQEQLEYVRQSVVLKDGVRYFDWTASGLASTLVEKRVAKLLPFYANAHSGVSKHARLMDLVYLRCKENIRKFLGLSEDFLVLSAGFGASYAIKRLQEILGIYLPPKSRQRLGELQGLNLPKVIVGPYEHHSNEVSWREGLCEVVRVGLDQMGLFCLEGFAKLLEEHPKERPLIVSVGAASNVTGLIVPYEQIAKLCKKHNALLIFDLAAFAPHGNLSPVPLDACFVAAHKFLGGVGSCGLLVLEKSLIDTSLPPSFSGGGVVSYVSRSTHEYITDPHMREEVGTYALIPLLRAALALQLRNELGTSYISRRESMLTKVFLQGLQDIPALNIYGSLQAKRVGSVAFNASGVSCYDLAPLLSYSYGIETRAGCSCAGPYGHDLLGLQDSRFCTLKAKGQTPGWLRVSLHYTHSLEDIDHLLDRLQKAVKTLRGG
- a CDS encoding SAM-dependent methyltransferase gives rise to the protein MDWHSFAPCMQEWLYGKGGYYRHAHIGAKGDFYTSVSASGFLGGTLAFYLLRLLEKGELELPLSVVEIGAGFGRLMADLACFLKDLSVGVVDGVRFVCVEPLNELAMLQKESLAKEGIQVEHIESVAGLRGLHNAFLYCNELWDSFACELVQGGQILSVQDFKPVWRALEDSELKRLEGFYPLGGCVPFAWADFVAHLCQSLEGAKWHFVNLDYGQYGFEPISLRGYKAHQVLGFEDILSDLRGLYRQIDLTYDVDFALLEGLFKAQGVRSVFYGTQCATLLDMGFATLLELFAESVPYATYQKEAFKAHALISPEGLGERFKGLIVASP
- a CDS encoding Eco57I restriction-modification methylase domain-containing protein produces the protein MHDFNDLNEEQESKYLAFKQKFCSDDSPLNNEDCKRKEDNLRNVFENHINSLLRKLDFIPKDGFEVFKHEMANESGRTDCQYGNTIIEYKKYGLLGKPIELKKSQEQIKNYLKDSRFSGFAMHGFLFDGCTIHAYTKDVQDVITHDEKNSGRLTAINFDNLIKTIFMGGVCAISPQNLKKDFGLIDKDDNLMDNPEVLALAKHLFNTLQKGMQGRTKLIFTEWEKLFRLAEGGDCGKHQDIDNRRMAFSKIFGVEIHAKTEYKALFALHTTLSILIKLLLMRIINDRPEVTLKRNLDNLYKTGDLSELRSFFRDIEKGVFFRQIGVMNVIDNDFFSWYAKEDFNDGIKTALQAIIFKMCGYANICIAKTSAMMDLFKELYLSFIPKSVRHSFGEYYTPCWLAERTFLLATSQETDALKDRTFIDPNCGSGAFLSVFYNYKNKDGKKLDFKEFAKGVVGVDINPIAVLMAKANLLIQGLKTCSFDTTTQYELPIYLADSLYTPKIITIDSTECFDYALYTTGLQEAFNTDKIRIMMPKNLVNRDDFLEILAEIERYIVQKDKKKALKIFAKYLDFSQEKNLEREMASNMDTLIKFEEKGLNSIWLRIFANYFKVASYDKFDYIIGNPPWVQWSVLPEAYRKNIKQNMRMEGLFSSDRNVGGNNLNICALIAHKCCERWLARGGNFCFLMPKSILFNKSYQGFRNLVINTDERLYFNEILDFSNGGEIFEGVGLDFCAFKINRVENSQAIPFIDFAKNKDLKTKASHNDTWEMVKKHFKETTKAALQLNTDTNNNFLIAESLEKAQELQSHFGKCEYKFRKGVSVECPMRLEFVAIDNQNTSLGIFHPYQKEGNRLRPDQSLEIHLELKYIKPFITAPMLTDSGVVFNNSYAICPYEPHTKKPMPKEVLKEKAPHIYKYLFSIEHVLGKGSRYNQRIQSFDEPYGILRMGVYVWAKNFVCIRDNTKLAPNLIQKIKTDWGDEVTPLFDNHISYISQSTDSVSFLQTTEADHILSVLKKKEIQEIVMQSQDCRSISSRLPIKLAKKG
- the uvrB gene encoding excinuclease ABC subunit UvrB, with protein sequence MDFILQAPYKPSLEQEKAVDRLLQGVKQGVAYQTLLGVTGSGKTFSMAQLIAKLQMPTLVMSHNKTLCAQLYSEFKGFFPKNHVEYFISYFDYYQPESYIPRRDLFIEKDSAINEDLERLRLSAITSLLGYDDVIVVASVSANYGFGDPMEYLSMLTKLEVGQSVPYTQFLHKLVEMGYERQEILERGKFRVVGESVDIFPAYNDTNFIRVEFFGDEIERIYSFDALENKPLKALESYILYAANAFIVSQSRLKSALNSIEAELAQRLKFFKENNKPLEYERLKTRTEFDLEMMAATGICKGIENYSRHFTDKKAGDTPYTLLDYFAQKKRPFLVIVDESHVSLPQFKGMYAGDYSRKQVLVDYGFRLPSALDNRPLKYEEFIAKPPYFLFVSATPNPLELELSQGHIAEQIIRPTGLLDPEYEVRPTQNQVQDLYNTIKEVVARKERVLVTTLTKKMAEELCKHYLEGGLKVQYLHSEIDAIERNHLIRSFRLGAFDILIGINLLREGLDLPEVSLVAILDADKEGFLRSATALIQTMGRVARHIHGRVIFYADKITAGMQEAMTTTDKRRAKQIAFNQAHNITPKSTQRPLEDELKDYTPPKPKSTDKMPKKEKEQLIKKLRIQMQERARVLDFEAAAKLRDEIAKLRGL
- a CDS encoding DUF3972 domain-containing protein, producing the protein MDKQPEKTWIELDEFVAVSKLPKERVLALIQDKSIDSKHDTERIWVDLHSAAQILAKRGSSKSLVAAKAGYPTLLENTPTDPAYVEKTINTILNLHDKVVGAKDETIAAYKNENTLLKEALISMQEIYDEDKKTIALLQEELDRVREEVEFMKRKYRLMWGKVTDMGGLK
- a CDS encoding histidine triad nucleotide-binding protein codes for the protein MANVFEKIVAGEIPCQKVLENSQFLAFHDINPKAPVHVLVIPKVCVKDFNAASPELLAQMSGFILEVVEKLGIKESGYRLITNVGSDGGQEVPHLHFHILGGAKLAWPKLF
- the zapB gene encoding cell division protein ZapB, which codes for MGAEILDKLQEKVEELLLRLTLLEEENKSLQLKSATLATQNEERDRQIANLYEEIAAKDKRIQDIYDTMIKAFEER
- the priA gene encoding replication restart helicase PriA encodes the protein MLKHYSVAVLRHKLKPLTYQSQHPLQVGDLVQVPLNGRACRGVVLNGCAKPSFACKDANPTNFYLSAPQMLLLEFIATYYCSTPSLAATLFTPFSKFTLPTKPPHKAPSLSPLSPAQEQALNALKSLKSALLFGDTGSGKTHIYSHLILEKLQESKSVVVLVPEIGLTSQTQRLLLQIFGAQVGLWHSKLTPAQKKQTLAHIASGQIKIIVGTRSALFLPMPNLGLVLVDEEHDQAYKASLAPYYNARDCALYLASKLPIQVILGSATPHLRSYYRAKENQSLVRLRGRYFASPQEMIFEESKTAVTPLLLEHLAQSLRAKEQSIVFLPTRASFKKLLCLSCGGGVRCPFCSVNMSLHLKDKRMRCHYCQHQEPIPKVCPTCQQDSLAGKRIGTQQLKSELEESLPQARIRILDKDHTHTNKQIQGILDDFNAHKIDILIGTQMLAKGHDYHRVNLAVILGLDEVLNNGSYRSYEEGVALMHQIAGRSGRKEKGRVLIQSLNASFLQRYTADFEDFLKEELQMRTPCFPPLRRLAHIEFRAKDLASAATHMQAGLDMLKPLLEQHRGVEILGAGQARIARIAGQERLQILLCATSTKELHEVLRHIQEHAKGVFKIDIDPQDI